The Oscillatoria sp. FACHB-1407 genome includes a window with the following:
- a CDS encoding cysteine hydrolase family protein, which translates to MTLPLLIVDVQTGFMNDFTHHIPRRVVRLIEQETYSPILFTRFINSPDSPYTHLLKWDGCHEAPETDLATELAPYVQSQCVFSKPGLCGIPNELADYLNRHQIQQIAVVGIDTDMCVLKIAMDLFDQGIEPIVLTDCCASTAGLQAHLAGLAVLSRNIGAQRLRDAGLGEGTLAAPVANQNH; encoded by the coding sequence ATGACGCTCCCTTTACTGATTGTTGATGTACAAACAGGCTTTATGAATGACTTTACTCATCACATTCCCCGACGAGTAGTTCGTTTAATTGAGCAGGAAACTTACTCACCTATATTGTTTACTCGCTTTATCAATTCACCTGATAGTCCCTACACTCATCTTTTGAAGTGGGATGGTTGTCATGAGGCACCTGAGACAGATTTAGCAACCGAGCTTGCTCCTTACGTCCAATCTCAGTGTGTCTTCAGTAAACCAGGATTATGTGGCATACCAAATGAGTTGGCAGATTATCTCAACCGTCACCAGATTCAGCAGATTGCTGTTGTAGGAATTGACACAGATATGTGTGTTCTAAAAATTGCTATGGATTTATTTGATCAGGGCATTGAGCCAATTGTATTGACTGATTGTTGTGCGAGCACAGCAGGATTGCAAGCTCACCTGGCGGGTCTAGCTGTGCTCAGCCGCAATATTGGAGCACAACGTTTGCGCGATGCTGGTTTGGGAGAAGGAACCCTTGCAGCTCCTGTAGCTAATCAGAACCATTAG